One region of Oxalobacteraceae bacterium OTU3CAMAD1 genomic DNA includes:
- a CDS encoding circularly permuted type 2 ATP-grasp protein, giving the protein MAKFFNEMTADGLAHHASAEVREHYREFCGWLQRQSAETIERKRAEADLTFRRVGITFAVYGDDAGTERLIPFDTIPRIIPAAEWKKMETGLVQRVKALNMFIHDIYHDQNIIKAGLIPAEQIYKNAQYRPEMQGINVASDIYAHIAGVDIVRAGEGEFYVLEDNLRVPSGVSYMLEDRKMMMRLFPELFARNKIAPVDHYPDMLLDNLRSVAPMGINDPTVVVMTPGMYNSAYFEHAFLAQQMGVELVEGKDLFVSDNTVFMRTTRGPKRVDVIYRRLDDDFLDPLAFRPDSSLGVPGLLSVYRAGRVTLANAIGTGVADDKSIYPFVPDMIKFYLSEEPVLNNVPTYQCRKKEDLDYTLANLGELVVKEVHGAGGYGMLVGPASTKAQIEDFRQRLLAKPDGYIAQPTLALSACPTYVENGIAPRHIDLRPFVLSGKTISMVPGGLTRVALQEGSLVVNSSQGGGTKDTWILER; this is encoded by the coding sequence ATGGCAAAATTTTTCAACGAAATGACCGCTGACGGCCTGGCACACCATGCCAGCGCCGAGGTACGTGAACACTATCGCGAGTTTTGCGGCTGGCTCCAGCGCCAGTCGGCCGAAACCATCGAGCGAAAGCGGGCCGAGGCCGACCTGACCTTCCGCCGCGTCGGCATCACCTTTGCCGTCTACGGCGACGACGCCGGCACCGAGCGGCTGATTCCGTTCGATACGATCCCCCGCATCATCCCCGCCGCCGAGTGGAAAAAGATGGAAACCGGCCTGGTTCAGCGCGTGAAGGCGCTGAACATGTTCATCCATGACATCTACCACGACCAGAACATCATCAAGGCCGGCCTGATTCCCGCCGAGCAGATCTACAAGAACGCGCAATACCGGCCCGAGATGCAGGGCATCAACGTGGCCTCGGACATCTATGCCCACATCGCCGGGGTCGATATCGTGCGCGCCGGCGAAGGCGAGTTTTACGTGTTGGAAGACAATCTGCGCGTGCCGTCGGGCGTCTCTTACATGCTCGAAGACCGCAAGATGATGATGCGGCTATTCCCGGAATTGTTCGCGCGCAACAAAATCGCGCCGGTCGACCATTACCCGGACATGCTGCTCGACAACCTGCGCTCGGTCGCGCCCATGGGGATCAACGATCCGACGGTGGTGGTGATGACGCCGGGCATGTACAACTCGGCCTATTTCGAGCACGCCTTCCTGGCCCAGCAAATGGGCGTGGAGCTGGTCGAGGGCAAGGATTTGTTTGTCAGCGACAACACCGTATTCATGCGCACCACGCGCGGACCTAAGCGCGTCGACGTGATTTACCGCCGCCTGGACGACGATTTCCTCGATCCGCTGGCGTTCCGCCCGGATTCCTCGCTCGGCGTGCCGGGCCTGTTGTCGGTGTACCGCGCCGGCCGCGTGACCTTGGCCAACGCCATCGGCACCGGCGTGGCGGACGACAAGTCCATCTATCCTTTTGTGCCGGACATGATCAAGTTCTACCTGTCCGAGGAGCCGGTGCTCAACAACGTGCCGACCTACCAGTGCCGCAAAAAAGAGGATCTGGACTACACGCTGGCCAATCTGGGCGAGCTGGTGGTCAAGGAGGTGCACGGCGCCGGCGGCTACGGCATGCTGGTCGGCCCGGCGTCGACCAAGGCGCAGATCGAGGATTTCCGCCAGCGCCTGCTGGCCAAGCCGGACGGCTATATCGCCCAGCCGACCCTGGCGTTGTCGGCCTGCCCCACCTATGTGGAGAACGGCATCGCGCCGCGCCACATCGACCTGCGTCCGTTCGTGCTGTCTGGCAAGACCATTTCGATGGTGCCCGGCGGCCTGACCCGGGTGGCATTGCAAGAAGGTTCGCTGGTGGTGAATTCGTCGCAAGGCGGCGGCACCAAGGACACCTGGATACTGGAACGCTAA
- a CDS encoding PRC-barrel domain-containing protein, producing MSYLDRDTYGIYTDLDNDLDVNSGPGPRLMGADTLIGEDVYNRQEEDLGDIKEIMLDMRQGKVAYAVLSFGGWLGMGDKLFAVPWEALQLDTVNKRFLLDVSKDHLKNAPGFDKDNWPDMASAEFSTQLHNFYGTQQGALGTRTASGSVMGAGSSSLQSDPGYGSQSGVGTQTGSQTGSGYGSTGSGSGNL from the coding sequence ATGAGCTACCTAGACCGCGACACCTACGGCATTTACACCGACCTCGATAACGACCTCGACGTCAACAGCGGCCCCGGCCCCCGCCTGATGGGCGCAGACACGCTGATCGGCGAGGATGTCTACAACCGCCAGGAAGAAGACCTGGGCGATATCAAGGAAATCATGCTCGACATGCGCCAGGGCAAAGTCGCCTACGCGGTGCTGTCCTTCGGCGGCTGGCTGGGCATGGGCGACAAACTGTTCGCCGTGCCTTGGGAAGCCCTGCAACTGGACACCGTCAACAAGCGCTTCCTGCTGGACGTGTCCAAAGACCACCTGAAGAACGCGCCGGGCTTCGACAAGGATAACTGGCCCGACATGGCCAGCGCCGAGTTCAGCACCCAGCTGCACAACTTCTACGGTACCCAGCAAGGCGCCCTCGGCACCCGTACCGCCAGCGGCAGCGTGATGGGCGCGGGCAGCTCAAGCCTGCAGAGCGATCCAGGGTACGGCAGCCAGAGCGGCGTTGGCACCCAGACCGGCAGCCAGACCGGCTCCGGCTACGGCAGCACCGGCTCGGGCAGCGGCAACCTCTAA
- a CDS encoding D-amino acid dehydrogenase, whose amino-acid sequence MSEIVVIGGGVVGLTSAWWLAEAGFQVRLVEREAQVGSMASYRNGGQLSYRYVAPLADAGVPLKALQWLFQRDGPLRFRPEADPRQWRWFLQFLRNCNADVNRRTTATLLQLGELSRNAMAELSPLLPPSEFAWRDAGKLIVYRSRALFERAAGLAAADAEILSPAATVAREPALAALHNVLAGAIFNPGEAVADCHAFCLALELRLRAHPNFVGVVHADVHALLVEDGRVSGLDTSVGRMGGDHYVLAAGIDSRDLAGRAGIYLPLYPLKGYSLTAPIRAVDRAPEISVTDFERKVLYARIGGRLRVAAMVDLVGARLAIEHGRVQGLMRLAREAMPGAADYDNVETWAGLRPATPGGAPIIGATRYDNLWLNVGHGALGFTFACGTAKLLAGALRGETPPFALDGLGST is encoded by the coding sequence ATGAGCGAGATCGTCGTCATCGGCGGCGGCGTGGTCGGCCTGACGTCGGCCTGGTGGCTGGCCGAGGCCGGCTTTCAGGTGCGCCTGGTCGAGCGCGAGGCGCAAGTCGGCAGCATGGCCAGCTACCGCAATGGCGGCCAGCTCAGCTATCGCTACGTGGCGCCGCTGGCGGACGCCGGCGTGCCGCTGAAGGCGCTGCAGTGGCTGTTCCAGCGCGACGGACCGCTGCGTTTTCGCCCCGAGGCCGACCCGCGCCAATGGCGCTGGTTCCTGCAATTTCTGCGCAACTGCAATGCCGACGTCAACCGCCGCACCACCGCCACCTTGCTGCAGCTGGGCGAACTGAGCCGCAATGCGATGGCGGAACTGTCGCCGCTGCTGCCGCCGTCCGAGTTCGCCTGGCGCGACGCCGGCAAGCTGATCGTGTATCGCAGCCGCGCGCTGTTCGAGCGCGCCGCCGGGCTGGCCGCCGCCGATGCCGAGATCTTGTCGCCGGCCGCCACTGTGGCGCGGGAACCGGCCCTGGCGGCGCTGCACAACGTGCTGGCGGGCGCCATCTTCAACCCCGGCGAAGCGGTGGCCGACTGCCACGCGTTTTGCCTGGCACTGGAACTGCGCCTGCGCGCGCATCCCAATTTTGTTGGCGTCGTCCACGCCGATGTGCACGCCTTGTTGGTCGAAGACGGCCGGGTGAGCGGACTCGACACTTCCGTCGGGCGCATGGGCGGCGATCATTACGTGCTGGCGGCCGGCATCGACAGCCGCGACCTGGCGGGGCGCGCCGGCATCTACCTGCCCTTGTATCCGCTCAAGGGCTACAGCCTGACGGCGCCGATACGCGCGGTCGACCGCGCGCCGGAAATCAGCGTGACCGACTTCGAGCGCAAGGTGCTGTACGCGCGCATCGGCGGCCGGCTGCGGGTGGCCGCCATGGTCGACCTGGTGGGCGCCAGGCTCGCCATCGAGCACGGCCGCGTGCAGGGCCTGATGCGGCTGGCAAGGGAAGCCATGCCGGGCGCGGCCGACTACGACAACGTCGAGACGTGGGCAGGCCTGCGTCCGGCCACGCCGGGCGGCGCGCCCATCATCGGCGCCACCCGCTACGACAACCTGTGGCTTAACGTTGGCCATGGCGCGCTCGGCTTCACCTTCGCCTGCGGCACCGCCAAGTTGCTGGCGGGCGCGCTGCGCGGCGAAACCCCGCCGTTCGCGCTGGACGGCCTCGGTTCCACGTAG
- a CDS encoding N-acetylmuramic acid 6-phosphate etherase, with protein MLRTEIPSQEHAGLDQYPVPDLVETLIADQFNAIAAVRHAAAQICAVVEAAVPRIAAGGRLIYVGAGTSGRLGVLDGVELHPTFSWPHERALSLLAGGKGAMFQAVEGAEDDADQGAADLAALRPGPRDVVLLLAASGATPYVLGALDAARASEALTVGIANNPGAPLVLRAGIGITLDTGPEIISGSTRLKAGTSQKIVLNTISSAIMVRLHKVYGNLMVDMKPSNSKLVQRAVALTMHATGADEARARAALEQCGFHVKVAIVALLKQLSIPQAQALLDRSAGSVRAALLLQ; from the coding sequence ATGCTCAGAACCGAAATTCCCAGCCAGGAACATGCCGGCCTGGACCAATATCCGGTGCCCGACCTGGTCGAGACCCTGATCGCCGACCAGTTCAACGCCATCGCGGCGGTCCGCCATGCGGCCGCGCAGATCTGCGCCGTCGTCGAGGCGGCCGTGCCCCGCATCGCCGCCGGCGGACGCCTGATTTACGTGGGCGCGGGCACCTCGGGCCGGCTTGGCGTGCTGGACGGCGTCGAGCTGCATCCCACTTTTTCATGGCCGCACGAACGGGCGCTGTCGCTGCTGGCCGGCGGCAAGGGCGCCATGTTCCAGGCGGTCGAGGGCGCCGAGGACGACGCCGACCAAGGCGCCGCCGACCTCGCGGCGCTGCGTCCCGGTCCCAGGGACGTGGTCCTGCTGCTGGCCGCCTCGGGCGCCACGCCGTACGTGCTGGGCGCGCTGGACGCCGCCCGCGCCAGCGAGGCTCTGACCGTCGGCATCGCCAACAATCCAGGCGCGCCGCTGGTGCTGCGGGCCGGCATCGGCATCACCCTGGATACGGGGCCGGAGATCATTTCCGGCAGCACCCGCCTGAAGGCCGGCACCTCGCAGAAAATCGTGCTCAACACCATCTCCAGCGCGATCATGGTCAGGCTGCACAAGGTTTACGGCAACCTGATGGTGGACATGAAGCCGAGCAATTCCAAGCTGGTCCAGCGCGCCGTCGCGCTGACGATGCACGCCACCGGCGCCGACGAGGCCCGCGCCCGCGCGGCCCTGGAGCAATGCGGCTTCCACGTGAAAGTCGCCATCGTCGCCTTGCTCAAGCAGCTATCGATACCGCAGGCGCAAGCCTTGCTCGACCGCAGCGCCGGCAGTGTGCGCGCCGCACTCCTGCTACAGTAG
- a CDS encoding LysR family transcriptional regulator: MQVGTISGAAQVLHISQPAVTKVLQHCELQLGMPLFERVRGKLYPKPEAHRLFAETEKLHHELQGIRRLAASLKSRTVETIRLVATPTIAVSVLPQAMSAWRRAFADTRCELATHHTSEIINTLRLGEADLGLSLQDPRHPGIIAEPIAQGVMTVIAPPGSWSAAEEGEALSACGLIGELIGYTDNDPLGAQVEAACEAQGIAPSVHTVVQTYQIARSLVEAGGGMAVVDPFTAASGRGRLQSRPWAPAIPIPLYLLTPAHAPLSHGARRLADSIGTAARALLEETLLFTPWQK; this comes from the coding sequence ATGCAAGTCGGTACCATCAGCGGCGCTGCGCAGGTGCTGCACATTTCCCAGCCGGCCGTTACCAAGGTGCTGCAACATTGCGAACTGCAACTGGGCATGCCGCTGTTCGAACGGGTGCGCGGCAAGCTGTATCCCAAGCCGGAGGCGCACCGCCTGTTCGCGGAAACGGAAAAGCTGCATCACGAACTGCAAGGCATCCGCCGCCTCGCCGCCAGCCTCAAAAGCCGCACGGTGGAAACCATCCGCCTGGTGGCGACGCCGACGATCGCCGTCAGCGTCCTGCCGCAGGCGATGAGCGCATGGCGTCGCGCCTTCGCCGACACCCGCTGCGAGCTGGCGACCCACCACACCAGCGAGATCATCAACACGCTGCGTCTCGGCGAGGCCGATCTCGGCCTGTCGCTGCAGGACCCGCGCCATCCGGGCATCATCGCCGAGCCGATCGCGCAGGGCGTGATGACGGTGATCGCGCCGCCGGGCAGCTGGTCGGCGGCGGAAGAGGGCGAAGCGCTATCGGCCTGCGGCCTGATAGGCGAGCTGATCGGCTACACAGACAACGATCCGTTGGGCGCACAGGTGGAGGCCGCCTGCGAAGCGCAAGGCATCGCGCCCTCGGTCCACACCGTGGTGCAAACCTACCAGATCGCCCGCTCGCTGGTGGAGGCGGGCGGCGGCATGGCCGTGGTCGATCCGTTCACTGCCGCTTCCGGGCGCGGGCGCCTGCAAAGCCGTCCCTGGGCGCCAGCCATTCCCATCCCGCTATACTTACTAACTCCGGCCCACGCGCCGCTGTCGCACGGCGCCCGCCGCTTGGCTGACAGTATCGGCACGGCCGCGCGGGCGTTGCTGGAAGAGACTTTATTATTTACTCCGTGGCAAAAATGA
- a CDS encoding TonB-dependent receptor, with protein sequence MKVKKLAHMIALIGVVAPASGPVLAQSGEPSMQRVEITGSSIKRVAKEGALPVQVINYETIEKQGITSTEQLIRTLSANGTGADNMTSGNNVFGADADRVSGGASYASLRGLGPNSTLVLLNGRRIATYGASGKSVDLNAIPLGAIARVEILKDGASAIYGTDAIGGVINFILRTDYRGLEASYTGNFTEEGGGAKRRLSLLGGTGSLQTDGYNLMGSVTYDNDEKLSSRERSFANGFQPARGLSPDTTGTPFANQLNGPGTALGAGFKMPGDNTTYLQANPLSFQGKCDSIPGMSQYQTALWRDVTAAARSTYSCAYDYGADYIISFPVERLNAVSRGTVQISPDHKVFVEALYGHNKAISELTPVQISATVANGGVYPVGGAYYQDLSQYISTFDKSKPISYKWRANDWGYRQQENVTDNARLLLGAEGVLLGKWDYRAGVSHGESKTKTRLLNGYGYTSKIYAALGTGLINPWLTPGQSQTPEAIALIDSTRYRGPLQHGKTKLTQIDGNISGEVMQLPAGAMSMAVGFDLRREGYSFAQDVDATQILLAPGNAALNDATRDIKAFYTELLVPVTKELELQLAVRRDHYSVFGDTTNPKVSFRYQPNSSLLFRGSANKGFLAPSFTQLYSGSLLQELPNGIIDPIGCPANPGNPAFCAIPRLEYLTGGNTKLKPETSKQGSLGVVFEPVKGYSASLDYWAINTLNRILNRTPQVVLANAAALSENIVRNPDNTIAYVQAGWINAAGAKTRGADLSLRGEGKLSNYNWNFSLDGTYTNSFKFAEFEGQEYKEYVGNFYTRDLYLRWKHNASFSLSKGDWSAMLIQNYSTGYKDQLPNAGKSPPPPGFNPNVKAYTKYDLSATYSGIRNTTITVGIQNILDTDPPFTAHNVDEVVGAGWDPRVADPRGRSLSVLLKYKFL encoded by the coding sequence GTGAAGGTTAAGAAACTGGCGCACATGATTGCGCTGATAGGTGTTGTCGCCCCGGCATCGGGACCGGTGCTGGCGCAAAGCGGCGAACCGAGCATGCAACGGGTCGAGATCACCGGCAGCAGCATCAAGCGGGTGGCCAAGGAGGGCGCTTTGCCGGTGCAGGTGATTAACTACGAAACCATCGAAAAGCAGGGCATCACCAGCACAGAACAGTTAATCCGCACCTTGTCGGCCAACGGCACGGGCGCCGACAACATGACTTCCGGTAATAACGTCTTCGGCGCCGACGCCGACCGCGTCAGCGGCGGCGCCTCGTACGCATCGCTGCGCGGACTCGGCCCCAACAGCACCCTGGTGCTGCTCAACGGCCGCCGCATCGCCACCTACGGCGCCAGCGGCAAGTCCGTCGACCTGAACGCCATTCCGCTGGGCGCCATCGCCCGCGTCGAGATCCTCAAGGACGGCGCCTCGGCCATCTACGGCACCGACGCCATCGGCGGCGTCATCAACTTCATCCTGCGCACAGATTATCGCGGCCTGGAGGCGTCCTACACCGGCAACTTCACCGAGGAGGGCGGCGGCGCCAAGCGCCGCCTGTCGCTGCTCGGCGGCACCGGCTCGCTGCAGACCGACGGCTACAACCTGATGGGTAGCGTCACCTACGACAACGACGAAAAGCTCAGCTCGCGCGAGCGCTCGTTCGCCAACGGCTTCCAGCCGGCGCGCGGCCTGTCGCCGGACACCACCGGCACGCCTTTCGCCAACCAGCTCAATGGCCCCGGCACCGCGCTGGGCGCCGGCTTCAAGATGCCCGGCGACAATACGACCTATCTGCAGGCGAATCCGCTCAGCTTCCAGGGCAAGTGCGATTCGATTCCCGGCATGTCGCAATACCAGACCGCGCTGTGGAGAGACGTTACCGCCGCCGCCCGCAGCACCTACTCGTGCGCCTACGACTATGGCGCCGACTACATTATCAGCTTCCCGGTCGAGCGCCTGAACGCGGTCTCGCGCGGTACCGTGCAGATCAGCCCGGACCACAAGGTGTTCGTCGAGGCCCTGTACGGCCACAACAAAGCCATCTCGGAGCTGACGCCGGTGCAAATCTCCGCCACCGTGGCCAACGGCGGCGTCTACCCCGTCGGCGGCGCCTACTACCAGGACCTGTCGCAGTATATTTCCACCTTCGACAAGAGCAAGCCGATCTCGTACAAATGGCGCGCCAACGACTGGGGCTACCGCCAGCAGGAGAACGTCACCGACAACGCCCGCCTGCTGCTCGGCGCCGAGGGCGTCCTGCTGGGCAAGTGGGACTACCGCGCCGGCGTCTCCCACGGCGAGAGCAAGACCAAGACCCGCCTGCTGAACGGCTATGGCTACACCAGCAAGATCTACGCTGCGCTGGGCACCGGCCTCATCAATCCATGGCTGACGCCGGGGCAGTCGCAAACGCCGGAGGCGATCGCGCTGATCGACTCCACCCGCTATCGCGGCCCGCTACAGCACGGCAAAACAAAACTGACCCAGATCGACGGCAACATCTCCGGCGAGGTGATGCAATTGCCGGCGGGGGCGATGTCCATGGCGGTCGGCTTCGACCTGCGCCGCGAGGGCTACAGCTTCGCGCAGGATGTCGACGCCACGCAAATCTTGCTGGCGCCAGGCAACGCGGCGTTGAACGACGCGACGCGCGACATCAAGGCCTTTTACACCGAGCTCTTGGTGCCCGTCACCAAGGAGCTGGAGCTGCAACTGGCCGTGCGGCGCGACCACTACAGCGTATTCGGCGATACCACCAACCCCAAGGTGTCGTTCCGCTACCAGCCCAACAGTTCGCTGCTGTTCCGCGGCTCGGCCAACAAGGGTTTCCTGGCGCCGAGCTTCACGCAGCTGTATTCCGGCAGCCTGCTGCAGGAACTGCCAAACGGCATCATCGATCCCATCGGCTGCCCGGCCAATCCGGGCAATCCGGCTTTCTGCGCCATTCCGCGCCTGGAATATCTGACCGGCGGCAACACCAAGCTGAAGCCGGAGACCTCCAAGCAGGGCAGCCTCGGCGTCGTCTTCGAGCCGGTCAAGGGTTACTCGGCATCGCTGGATTACTGGGCGATCAACACGCTCAACCGCATCCTGAACCGCACGCCGCAAGTGGTGCTGGCCAACGCGGCGGCACTGTCCGAGAACATCGTGCGCAATCCCGACAATACCATCGCCTATGTGCAAGCGGGCTGGATCAATGCCGCCGGCGCCAAGACGCGCGGCGCCGACCTGAGCCTGCGCGGCGAAGGCAAGCTCAGCAATTACAACTGGAACTTCAGTCTCGACGGCACCTATACCAACAGCTTCAAGTTCGCCGAGTTCGAAGGGCAGGAATACAAGGAATATGTGGGCAACTTCTACACCCGCGACCTGTATCTGCGCTGGAAGCACAACGCCAGCTTCAGCCTGTCCAAAGGCGACTGGAGCGCCATGCTGATCCAGAACTACAGCACCGGCTACAAGGACCAGTTGCCGAACGCGGGCAAGTCGCCGCCGCCGCCGGGCTTCAATCCCAACGTCAAGGCTTATACCAAGTACGACCTGTCGGCTACTTACAGCGGCATCCGCAACACCACGATCACGGTGGGCATCCAGAACATCCTCGACACCGATCCGCCGTTCACGGCGCACAACGTCGACGAAGTGGTGGGTGCCGGCTGGGACCCGCGTGTCGCCGATCCGCGCGGCCGCTCGCTCAGCGTCTTGCTGAAGTATAAGTTCCTGTAA
- a CDS encoding LD-carboxypeptidase → MRLMKPARLLPGDLVGIIAPGGHTNEEALAKAVANIESLGLRARVSNNIHYVYGNYAGTVQQRLEDLHGMFLDPEIKAVWAIRGGSGCISLLEHIDYRLIRAHPKVLIGYSDITCLHLALLKHAGLVTFHGPVASSTFSEYAVTHMRNVLMTPHDNYTIAMSAENALAGEEHANYKIRTIHAGIATGRLIGGNLSLFSAVAGTPYAADFTDAILYLEEVNEEPYRVDRMMTQLQLSQGYRHAAAVMLGIFENCEGIDGESALSLDETVDQHLLPLTRPAVAGYSFGHIRHQFTMPVGVRARLDTARQTLTLLEPGVV, encoded by the coding sequence ATGCGTCTGATGAAACCCGCCCGATTGTTGCCTGGCGACCTCGTCGGCATCATCGCGCCGGGCGGGCATACCAATGAGGAAGCGCTGGCGAAGGCGGTGGCCAATATCGAATCGCTGGGCTTGCGCGCACGCGTCAGCAACAACATCCACTATGTCTACGGCAACTATGCGGGCACCGTCCAGCAGCGGCTCGAAGATCTGCATGGCATGTTTCTCGATCCGGAGATCAAGGCGGTGTGGGCGATACGGGGCGGCTCAGGCTGTATCTCTCTGCTCGAGCACATCGACTACCGGCTGATACGCGCCCATCCGAAGGTGCTGATCGGCTATTCGGACATCACCTGCCTGCACCTGGCCTTGCTCAAGCATGCCGGGCTGGTGACTTTCCATGGGCCGGTGGCGTCGTCGACGTTCTCGGAGTACGCCGTCACGCATATGCGGAACGTGCTGATGACGCCGCACGACAATTACACTATCGCGATGTCGGCGGAAAACGCGCTGGCCGGCGAGGAACACGCCAACTACAAGATCCGCACCATCCATGCTGGTATCGCGACCGGGAGGTTGATCGGCGGCAATCTGTCACTGTTCAGCGCGGTGGCCGGCACGCCGTATGCGGCCGACTTCACCGACGCCATCCTGTATCTGGAAGAGGTCAACGAGGAGCCGTACCGCGTCGACCGCATGATGACGCAGTTGCAGCTCAGCCAAGGGTACCGCCACGCCGCCGCTGTGATGCTGGGCATTTTCGAGAACTGCGAGGGGATCGACGGTGAAAGTGCCCTGTCGCTGGACGAGACGGTCGACCAGCACCTGCTGCCGCTGACGCGCCCGGCCGTCGCGGGCTATTCCTTCGGCCACATCCGCCATCAATTCACCATGCCGGTCGGCGTCCGGGCCCGGCTCGATACCGCGCGGCAAACACTGACGTTGCTGGAGCCCGGCGTCGTCTAG
- a CDS encoding ferritin-like domain-containing protein, which yields MHPSPSPEFAPTELRAYALHCLQEPDPTKKVAAVAAMAAASAAGLCPPDPAAMLQATAAIPGRPRKPDLVPPREVGRRSMNTLEGRAMLIHALSHIEFNAINLALDALWRFPNLPAGYYMDWLRVADEEALHFSLLVAHLGVLGHTYGDFTAHDSLWEMVERTTGDVLARMALVPRTLEARGLDANPPLRAKLAQAGDMPAAHILDIILRDEIGHVEIGNRWYRYLCDQNGLEPGAAYADLALRYRAPALRGPFNVEARVQAGFTMDEIRAMGG from the coding sequence ATGCACCCATCCCCCAGCCCCGAATTCGCTCCAACCGAGCTGCGCGCCTACGCGCTGCATTGCCTGCAGGAACCCGATCCGACCAAAAAGGTCGCCGCCGTCGCCGCGATGGCGGCCGCGTCCGCCGCCGGCCTGTGCCCGCCGGACCCGGCCGCCATGCTGCAAGCCACCGCCGCCATCCCCGGCCGCCCGCGAAAGCCCGATCTGGTGCCGCCGCGCGAAGTGGGGCGCCGCTCGATGAACACGCTCGAAGGCCGCGCCATGCTGATCCACGCGCTGTCCCACATCGAATTCAACGCCATCAACTTGGCACTGGACGCGCTGTGGCGCTTCCCGAACTTGCCTGCCGGCTATTACATGGACTGGTTGCGCGTCGCCGACGAGGAAGCGTTGCATTTTTCTCTGCTGGTTGCGCACTTGGGTGTGTTGGGTCACACATACGGCGATTTCACCGCCCACGACAGTTTGTGGGAGATGGTCGAGCGAACCACCGGCGACGTGCTGGCCCGCATGGCCTTGGTGCCGCGCACCCTGGAGGCGCGCGGCCTGGACGCCAATCCGCCGCTGCGCGCCAAGCTGGCCCAGGCTGGCGATATGCCCGCCGCGCACATCCTCGACATCATCCTGCGCGACGAGATCGGCCATGTGGAGATTGGCAACCGCTGGTACAGGTATCTGTGCGATCAGAACGGCCTGGAGCCGGGGGCCGCCTATGCCGACCTGGCCCTGCGCTACCGCGCCCCCGCATTGCGCGGCCCGTTCAATGTCGAGGCCCGGGTGCAGGCCGGTTTTACGATGGACGAGATCCGCGCGATGGGAGGCTGA
- the paoA gene encoding aldehyde dehydrogenase iron-sulfur subunit, whose protein sequence is MDDLSQVKISRRDVLIAGALSATAAAVPSASNAQGTAGAANSAAAPPVLAKVSLQVNGEVRKLELDTRTTLLDALRENLHLTGTKKGCDHGQCGACTVIVDGRRINSCLTLAVMHEGAKVTTIEGLGTPGKLHPMQAAFVKHDGYQCGYCTPGQICSAVSAIEEIKQGIPSHVSPDLTARPLLNATELRERMSGNICRCGAYSNIIDAISEVAGSAA, encoded by the coding sequence ATGGACGACCTAAGCCAAGTAAAAATTTCCCGGCGCGACGTGCTGATCGCGGGCGCCTTGTCGGCGACGGCGGCGGCCGTGCCATCCGCTTCAAACGCCCAAGGCACGGCGGGCGCGGCCAACAGCGCCGCAGCGCCGCCGGTGCTGGCCAAGGTGTCGCTCCAGGTCAATGGCGAAGTCCGCAAGCTCGAGCTCGACACCCGCACCACCTTGCTCGATGCCCTGCGCGAGAATCTGCACCTGACCGGCACCAAGAAAGGTTGCGACCACGGTCAGTGCGGCGCCTGCACGGTGATCGTCGACGGCCGCCGCATCAATTCCTGCCTGACCCTTGCCGTGATGCATGAAGGCGCCAAGGTCACCACCATCGAGGGGCTGGGCACGCCCGGCAAGCTGCATCCGATGCAGGCCGCCTTCGTCAAGCACGACGGCTACCAGTGCGGCTACTGTACCCCGGGACAAATCTGTTCGGCCGTGTCCGCGATCGAGGAGATCAAGCAGGGCATCCCAAGCCACGTCAGCCCCGATTTGACCGCGCGTCCGTTGCTCAACGCCACCGAATTGCGCGAACGCATGAGCGGCAACATCTGCCGCTGCGGCGCCTACTCCAACATCATCGACGCGATCAGCGAAGTCGCCGGGAGCGCCGCATGA